The genome window AAATCAAGCCAAgtggtattaaaatttaaaaacaacattcaaaattaatttcactacaacataaaatataacataaactATAATCATTCAGAATCTCTATGTATGCAAAGAGATTCACCATTGGTGCATGGAGGAATGCACGCACATTTTTCACTCaccatcttttttttattaacaatataattaagatatacCATGAAATTACTGCATGATGATGGCACATGCACCAGTGTCATATGGTTCAAGGCTTAGTGCCCGAGCCAGATTGAGTAAACATGGACTTTGGCCACTCAGGCATTTTAACCCACTCAGAGTACTCTGCCTTTTTCTCAggttttttttcctcttcttttccATGCTTTTGGAACTCATGTTTATGTTCCTTACCCTCATCTTGTTTTTCCTTGTACTCGGGTATTTTCGGATATTCGACTTCGTGTTTCTCGTGCTCTTTAGGCTTTTCCCCTTTGGGGAAATTGGGTTTTTCTTTCTCGTACTCTTCGTGCTCCTTCGATTCGTGTGACTCGTGGCACTCCTCATGTTTATGTTCCTTGCCCTCATCTTGTTTTTCCTTGTACTCGGGTATTTTCGGATATTCGACTTCATGTTTCTCGTGCTCTTTGGGCTTTTCCCCTTTGGGGAAATTGGGTTTTTCTTTCTCGTACTCTTCGTGCTCCTTCGATTCGTGTGACTCGTGGCACTCCTCATGTTTATGTTCCTTACCCTCATCTTGCTTTTCCTTGTACTCGGGTATTTCCGGATATTCGACTTCGTGTTTCTCGTGCTCTTTAGGCTTTTCCAATTTGGGGAACTCGGGTTTTTCTTTCTCGTACTCTTTGTGCTCCTTCGATTCGCGTGATTCGTGGTACTCTTCATGTTTATGTTCCTTACCCTCATCTTGCTTTTCCTTGTACTCGGGTATTTTCGGATATTCGACTTCGTGTTTCTCGTGCTCTTTAGGCTTTTCCAACTTGGGGAACTcgggtttttctttttggtactCTTCGTGCTCCTTCGATTTGTGTGACTCGTGGTACTCTTCCTTACCCTGCTTGTACtggtttttgtttttcctcCTTTTGCATTTCgggtttttcttttgcttctcaTGTTTTGGGTACTCTTCGTCATACTTTGGCTGTTTGTATTCCGGCTTTTCATATTCAGACGCTTCCTGCTTTTCGTATTTTGAAGCTAATTGTGGCAACTCTGATGAGGTTGTTTGTGTCTCGAATAAACGTCGAGCCGCTGTCGAGACAGCGTGGCTACCAATCATTAGTGAGACACTAACGAGTAAAagttggaaaagaaagaaagggtgACGAGTGTTATGAGCCATGGTTAACCAAATACAAAGCAAAGAATTTTGAGTGTATTTGTGTGTGGATTGTTGTGTATGTGTAACAAGCCTTTTATAGGAGAGGATGAGAGATGGTTTGGTGGGATTTGGCCCCACGTTGTTTGTACCAATTTCTCATCTACGTGCTTGACTTATGGTGGGATTATGTTAAGAAGGTGCTCAATCTATGTCAAATATTTCTAcgtaaatatacaaaatataatctttcaaatatatgaaaaaaaaatgttataaaaattaagtgtttttctttatttagatAATAATTTGTGGCAGCATGTGGTTCGAGTAATATAAGATTACTTTTCATAATAAGATTACGGGAATATAAGATTACAAGTGGGATGTTCCGTATGttatattatcttatttagttcatttgatttgaatttttgtgtTTGGTTAAGAGTACTTAAAATTACCTAAAAGTACATTTTTTCTAAATTGTCTTTGTTATAGAATTTGTTCTCTTAATGTTTCTTGGTCtcaatttccataaaattatgataaattatgataaattatgtattaataagtaaatatacgatgttgaaataaatttataaatcataattaaaatatttagtgGAAAGCGATTGTATCCCCACcataattataatcataattaatatactaataaataaatataatacttataattttaaagtataacATGAGTTGTTTCAGtattaaggaaaaattgtttgtaattagatttaaattttattttggaaaaatagactaaattaattaaaataaaaaattcaaaatattttgatttaaaatttaatattatgcttgtcattttaagattaattatactttatattacTATATTTTGATACTATTTGTACGAGATTATAATATGGAATGCTCAGAATATTAAGAATTCAAatcacataattttattttaaaatataatattacattCAATAATGTAAAATTCGACCAACCAAACACgacattaatattttattttttttggtgtgACCAGCCCAccttgttttaatttcattttaacattGTTCTGTGAGCAGTTGAACTAGACAAAGTGCCTTTATACATTATAGGCAAAAATTGGCTCATTGAAGGCAACTCAAACTTTGATCACTCTTGGGTAGACCAGCCAACTGCTTGCAAAAAGCATAATGTTATATACTTTACGTATCTCCCAACTGTCAAATTCACCAAAGTATAATTATgattacattattaatattatatgttaaaacataaaaatatatatatatatatatatatggtcaATCTTCATTTCCCTCTTCTCTCCACCGTttgcaacaaaaacaaaagaagccATTTTTAAGCTCTTAGCATTCGGCTAAGCTCTGTTCTTCAAATTGATAAGTGACTTTAagtctgttttttttttgttttgttttttgaagTCTCAGAAGCTTGATCTAGCTAATCATGAAATTGGTGTCATTTGGTTAGATTAGATgcttagatgtgaaaaaggattaatttCTAAAGTGAAAACTTATAGTTTTGAACTtagggattaaagtgtaaatatttcaaaattggtTTGAAATTTCTGTACTTATAGATAATAGAGGGTtatagaaggatgaaattgaaatcagATTGAACAATGAAgcttaaatttgaaagatatagctatttcgattttagggaattaatttaataaaattcaaaactttagGGAACTTTTGAAAACTGAATTGAACCGACTTATATTTATAATAGGATGATATAAGGTaattggaattgataaattgtaatCAATTATTATAGGTCGGAACTTGAATCAACCATAtgataattgaagaaaaaggaaaaattgtagaTTAAACCCTGATGTCATGTCGTTGTTGTTTTGTCAGGTAAGTTTATATGGACTTGCTACTGTAACatcccaaactcggcctagaaaTTATGACCAGATCTTGAGGGTTAGACTGACTACTTAAAGCTAGGTTATTCGCTTCCCAAAACATTGCTTGTTCTTGCAttagtaattttgcaaaaaaaaaattcatttacgTTTATTTCCTAGAAAACTTAATTATTGTCAAATAAGTATTTTCGAAAACATGTATTACTTTCCACCAAATCAAACTGAAAATCgtaatattaacttatttactCTTTCTGAAAAACAAATTCACTTATTCTGAATTTGCAGTGGTAAAAATTCTTAAAcgtttcaattttgaaaagaaaattcgaACATCCTTTTCAAATAACAGAAAATTTATGCagaatatttaaactaattatctaaaaaactcaacaaaacccaaaaccaaaataaattccGAAAATTAGTCCAAGAGTCCAAAAgtccataaattttaattaataattatttaataaaatattatgtgagAAAATCAATCCAAGCTCTCGAACGTCGTCCAATCCTAAGTCAGCGGATTGcctgaaatgattaaataattgggtgagctatgaagctcagtgtgtaacttaaCTCAAGCATAAGCACATATAATGTAATAAGTAGATCAGGGTGTCACAGAGAATTTTATAACGTTCAATTGGCCAAAATTGAGAATGCACGATTATGTTAATGCAGTATTTTTCAGAAAAacacaattcaaattttttttcgaaaatttcCTACCCAACTGTGCAACACACCAAAtagagttccccaaaactcgtccatccaaaacacaccaacaaaTAATTGTGGACAATGCCACAAGAGTCGCAGATAAGCTGCCAGAACAGATATGTGGTTAAACCACTAGATAGTGCAAGTCATTAAACTGTCAATACTTCCTCCTTACAATATCATCCCAACCCTATGCAATGCGACATAGCATGCAAATACAGAATCAAAACAATAAGCATGTTGAACATGCAATCGTATGTTTAACAGAAATGAATAGGCATGAGATTTCATGCTTTGCAGAACAGATAAGAcatatttcaataataacaaataaatttaattagaatagcCACAATGTCACATGCCATGAGAATTGGAGTAAAACATACTATATACTTATCACACGAGACAAAACACacacaaaagaaataaatattttgttgattggatAATCATACACATCAATCATCGAAGTTTACAAAATCTCTGACCTCAATTATGCAATCCAAAACTCGGCCCTAACTATACTTACTCAAAAAGAGCCCACATGCCCTGTAAAACTCCAAACTCGgactagacgttatggccgaatctggcagGGTACATAAACTTGTTTTAAACCCAATATTGAATTCAAAAATGTGTGTTTTGACAATACTAATTTTGGTAAATCGCTTTCCAATTTTTAGGAAAGTACTtctgaaaattatttatttattttattaagaaaaaacaCTTAAATGATTACTTTATTTTGCAGCGGAAATTTCTAagttatcaaattttgaaaaccgtgacttagtttgtgaaaaacatataattttgaagtttaaaaataataattactaaacccaacaaaagcaaataaaaaacaaaaacaaagtcCCAAACAGTTACATAGTCCAAAAAGTccaaaatagtttaaaaacataaatcGTCTTATTTATTAACCAGAAAATCAATTCGAGCTCTCGTACGCCGCTCGGTCCTATGTTTGgtgatcaccttaaaaattagaaaaatttgagTGAGCTTACaagctcagtgtgtaactcaGCCTAATCAAACAGTTCATATAGcaaaatcatgcaaaaatcATGTTTCAAATAGTTACAAATGCGTGACATATCTCACAATGCAACATGACAGATAGATCAATTACTAATACAAATGCAATTTCAGATGTAGATACAGATACagatcctacccccatccactacacacTATCTCCGTCCATCCTTACATACCAAATAAGGTAATAAATGCCCATCCAACCTTACACACCAATAAGTAAGCGTATGTTACTTTTCAGAATAGTGCAGTCATGCTGCCAGAAATAATGTGGTGATCCGTCAAAATTAGATAAGTGTAGTCAAGCCACCAGAATTGCAGTTAAGCTGTCAAAACAGATATGTGGTTAAACCAGCAGAGAAGGGAGATCATTAAATTGCCAACACTTCCTCCGTCACATAATTCTCTCACCCCAATGCACGTGCTGAAACATAATACATACTCAGATGTACACAGATGAATCATGCTTTAACATATTAGAAACATACGAACAGAATTCTCAGATTTGTAGATCAAATGCTGGATTTATACTACTGACATGCTTACAGATGATACACATACAATATCAATACCTAGATttcttaaatcaaaatcatacatatcacATATCAGACCCTAAGAAGTAGCTAACCTCGAAACGCACTTCCAACACGACCCTAactaaattttactaaaaatgggcccacacgcccgtgtggcccacacaacCTACCTGGCCTAGGCTGTGTGGcctacatggcctggcacacggtcgtgtggcctcATAATCTTCACCAACAAAGAACTTGAAACGATTAATATCGAATATTCAAGAACATCCCAAAAACTCCCAAAATCCACACGAAACAAAATTAGTTAATCTTACCACCGAAAAATACACATAGTAACCTACAAAGAGACGAAAACACAAATCTTCGTCCTCAAACAGGCACAACAatgatattgttaaaaaaataataacaataaggATTACACAAAGGGAGGTTCGATAGAAAAGAAATCACGATTGAATTTCAAAGAGTATGTTGaataaaaaggagaaaagagaaTAGGgagaagaaatgaaagaaaaatgtcagaagaaaatttcaaagaaaaaaaatgaaatttgtggAAGAAAGGGAAAAGTGGGACGGCAGAACTAAGGAGAAAATTGAGGGAAGTGGGAAAGTGGGACAGCAAAATATggggagagattttagggaaatttgtttgttgttttttttttaattctttcaaataaaaataaaataaatctaataagATCACAACCTACCAAATTAGTTAACAATTGAATTAAACTGAAACTCTAACATCCTGGCggcaatagaaaaaaaattcgcTTTGTATAGACACAAGATTCAGACACAAGACCTCTAAGTAAACTAAGGCTTTACCACCAAACCAACAAGCTCGTTATTATCAATAGTTGagaaaaaataatagataagCTAGATGTTCAAAGATAGGggttgaaacaaaaaataaataaaaattcaagggaaagaatttgaacacaagaccagCACATAACTAGAACACTTAATCACTGAAACAAATTAATTCACTTTACACAATTCCTACAACCTTAATTCAAAAACAAGACATGACCACTCTTGGTTtactaacccaatttttgaGATGTGACACACCCTATCTGGTATagtcgtgtggctcacacggtctaccacacggtcatgtggtgttacaatttcaatttttgactaGTTGATCAAAAAAGGCCCatttccaaaagaaaaatttatgaaaatgggtcacttttttcaaaaataacgaGAATGGTCCGATTTTACTAAAACGTGCTGAGCTAGCATCGTTTTCAGGGGAAAGTCAGAAAAGTGCATCCAGCTCAACTCTTTTTTCCTCTTAGACCTGTAAAACGAGTCCAGGTCAGTGCGtttaaaacttacaaaacagACCTTTATATAGACCCAAAGTCTCAATTCCCTTATTTTCTTAAGTAAAGTGGGATGTGAGATATGTGCATATATAGACTCATGAATAGGTTTGCAACTTATTCCTAGACAATGTGGGATTCCTTCCTTTTTAACTAACGATAAAAGGCtacactatattttataatttttttacaaaacaatttctattttttatattttgttaactttttctcatattataaaattacctTTTGAGATCTTTAATCTTGTTGCATTTTAGAATTGTTGAAATATACAAAACGaccataataaaaaaagaaaaagaacaacaaATTGCACATATGAAACTTGTATATGCAATAATcttctattcaattttaaatatttgaagttAATATCCACGCAATTCTagctttttcaaaataattttccattatttcaatttagaagttatacttttaatttttattattatttattttatgttatgaatgtttgattaataaattaatggtGAGTATTTTAGTACTAAGATagtatactttttttttgtaattctaaaaaatgatatctttttcaatataaattttgtactcattaatttttaatcataattttaattttattttgtcacCTAATGAatgatgataaatttatttcagatGTATTTTGACTAGATAgataatctatttaaaaatagtatataatgatgttaaataggtttttttatagaaatatgaaatatacataaaatataataattttttcatatttttatatctagattaaattaaattagtaatttttggtcacccaattatcttgaattttgaggtatgtaacaaaaaacaaaaagacaaatttgaatagttgaatgacaattttgttacttttcataaacatatgattaaaaaacataattaaatgactattttataacattttataattaagtgataaaaaaattaccttaaaTACATAAGAATAGACAACTtcataatcaattttttatattacataCGTATAAAACACTTACCCTAGAAGAGGAGATTGCTTAAATTCTCAAATCGCCGGGAGAGTAAGCACCTCACAAATTTCAcctaacaaaaatataattaatcgAAACCCCATTCAACCAAGATTAATCTAACAGACCTCCCAAAGAAGCCAAAATCAACATTCTTAGAACAAAAACCAACAAATTACACTTACTTGAAGATTATAAAAGGAAGAATCACAATCTAAATGGTggtgaaacaaaaaataagcaGCACTAGAGTGAACAATGCAGAGTGATATTCTGCAATTTAATGGAAACAaacaataagaaagaaaaagaaaagataaaagatgaAAGCTAAAGAAATATGATAGAAGGGGTTGCAACAAAAGAAATcctcaagaaaaaaattagtaacaaaaattaaagacgaagaaaagaaacaaaggaaaaaaatgaaagaaagaaaacaaaataaaacatgaagaAGTGGAAAAATGGGATTGCAAAAGTGGAAGAATTTTTGGGAATGatagttaaaaaaaacaattataatattcaaatcAACCAGATTTTCTGCTAACTTATCAGATTGACCaaagttaaaattcaatccaaattcctACAACATGGGCGGCATAACAGAACAGGAGcaaaaataattctatttttcacacacaagatttgaacttgggacctAAAGGTAAGCTAAGGCCTTACCACTATTCTTGTCtacaattaaacaaaatttataaataagcTAGGTGTGACTAGCCAGATATAGggataaaaataaccaaaattcaaggGAAAGGAATCGAACACAAAACCTTCAGCACACATCTAGAACACTTAACTATTGAACCAAATTAACTTTCATTACACAACTCCTACAACCTTTCATTAAAAACAGGGAGTGATACTGACCGTCTCTGGATGTACTAACATCCAGGgtgtgaatactacaactaAAGATAAGGATTTGAGGCGATTTTCGCAAGTACATGGGTCAGGATGTAATATAGTTAGTGTAACACCCTGGattttggggttagaagttttgagttTTGTGGTTAGGGTCAGTGAGAAGGTTGCGCTATTGTGTTTAGTTGCGTGTTTAAGTGGCAGAATGGgcttgctggtctggtggttgaGTGGGTGCTAGTGTACCTTTAGGTTTTGGGTTCGAGTCCATGTGTATGTGTTTtggagaaatatttttattttgttttgttttgttaaatagtatttttgttttaagttaaaagatataaccatttatttgtatttttattcctttttttagacgttcttttcttcctcttcttgggtttcttttctttttcttttaaaaatggtttttgCTGGCGAATTTTAGAGAGTTCTACTTCTTGCCGCCAAGTCAGTGCCTTGACGTCGTTTATCACGAACCAGGTGTGGGTTTCAAGAGTTTTCAATTATATTTGTGAATTGTAAGTTTGATTTTGGTGGAATGCGGTGATCTATGTGCCTTTTGGAAATTGGTTGTTGATGTTTGGAAATACTGTTGAATAGCATGGAAATCTATATATGTTGGTGTATTTCTAAATCCCATCGATCGAGGGTCGATTTAGTGACTTGAAAACTCGATTTCCAAGCTCATAGTGGGTAGTTTCGTGAACACACAGttggccacatgggcgtgtaccCCACACGGGCAGTTTACACGGCTGTGTACAGTTAGGAATTAGGGTTTTCGCGTAAGTTTTGgtgccacacggtcgtgtggatgatttggggaaatttttcaattttcacataGCCGTGTCCCCCAGCACACGGGCTTGTGTTTGGGAATTTATGGATTTAGTGATTTggtgtcacacggtcgtgtgctaatttagggatttaaagATCCCATACGGGCGTGTGTTTTGGACACAAGGTCGTGTCTGGTGGGCACACGGTGTGTGAGACCCTTATATAGACGTGTCTTGCTGCACTCTATTTCAACACAAATAGAGAGAGTTACACAGCTTGCTCACACGATCATGTCCTTAGCTCACATAGGTATCTGCCTTTCTTCACACGGGCATTTTGATCCTCCACTAAGCttgggcatttccacacggccagagcacacagccgtgtggccctAAGTCACTTATTTTGGTTCTATGTATATTTTGATCTGAAATCGTGTTTGCATGTGTTTTGATGCTTGGCTAGGCTTTAGTGAGGGTAAATAAGACTTGGATATGGGATTCAACTTATGTGTTTTTTGTGACTGTTGTATGTGAGATGTTTGATTCTAAACCCAGTTAGCTGGGtgtgtatgcatatatgttCTGTTTAACTGTCTGTCGATGTGTTCATTGTTTATGTGAGATTGTATGCATACATACACTTgcataaagtaatttttttggttGGTTTCAAAGAGAAGGGAGACTGATTCGATCGATCCGGCGCTTCATCAGAATTTATTCGTCATGTGATTTACTTCACTATCTCGCATGTACGCCGACTTTGCTACGTACTATTATCTGATTTGGTAGTTTAAACTATAACATGTCTATACAGCAGACTATCGCATTGTACTGTACTGCATATACCATAGCCCTGCTGCGTATTATTATTTGAGTGACTTAGTCCACATTcttggtgtgtagggttggatgggcctttcaaggtcctatttggtgtgattggttggatgaGCTTTAACAGATCTTTTGGGGTGTGATCGAGGGACAGAgaggtgtgttggctggatggGTGGGTTTTAGTACTTAATTGCATTCATATACATCTATTTGGGTGTTCTGTTTGACTGAATGACACTTGTCTTGAGTATTATGTTGTACTTGGTGTGCTCTGACTGTTACGTATGTTGGGGTGTTGGTTTCGTGTTTGGTTTCTATTTTCGCATATATTTGTAAATGTGTTTTGCTATTGAATTGTCATCTGGGGTCCTCTTCTGGAATCTGTCATTAGTCTTTGGGGTTCTCTTTTGGAATCTATTGTTAGTCGTTTTGAACTCACACTAAGCTCGTGTAGTTCACCCCCTTTAGTGTTTCCCCTTGCTGGTACACTTTCGTTTTCTATAGCTAGACTCAGTATGCGAAGGTCTCGGCTAGTCTCGgttgaaaaaaatttatcagttatcttttaagttttcattttgatttattgtttTGATCTACAgcgttttataaaaattgtggTACAAGTTCTGTTTGGAATTTTTCGcacacaaattttatttttatattaagatcAACTGTAATTTTTTGAATGAATACCAAACGAATAAATGTTTTTGGTTCGTTGTGACAActtgttttgtaaaattttccaCCGATCACTTTGGTGATCAATGTGGCCTCCGAAATTCAGTCTAAAATTCTAGGCCAGGTTTTAGGGTGTTATTATTACAGcaaagtaggtaagtactccgaggatcatacccaagggattgCAGTTTGGGGAACATTACTATCAAGCCAATTTCtagaaataattactaatctacttgattcacgaattagtagtgttaatatGGAAGCAAGATgatgataatattaataaactaaataaactGAATTAAGCCTAAATCCACTCCTAAGTTCATGTATCGATTTCTCCTATCCTTTATTTTGACACGTGAGTTCCATTAGCCTAGATCCAATTGCTTAAccaaattaattgttgatgtaGGGCTCTATTCAACCAGCTAGTCATCAACCTAGTTGTGCCTCTCGGTGTTAAACTAGCTTaatgagtcagcaagaactacttatctttcgacctcacagtccagaccagcttggggctaaggtgttcacggataggtcataccaattttgggttaattcccacctaaatgacctCTTAGGGTaatcaagcctagggtttaagttcttcctttcccaaactgTTGATCCACTAAGAAAACTCTACCTTTCAATCAATTAGTAAGATTAATACAATTGAAACATGAGAAATGTAgataaagtataaattaattataatctttacacaaacattcaattaacaaTGTTAAGAAAGGGATATAAACAACAGAATAAAGGAAAGAGATACTTATGGATTTACTAATGAAAGTGTGGCTCCGAAATAATCTCTACTCGTGAAAGCCTCGCTTCAGAATAGGATCTTTCGATTGCAAGAACATAAAATACCTTAAGTAAAACTGAGAATGGAATCAAAACCCTAAGTATATTTTTTGCCTctttaaaattgtgtttttaaaCTGATTATaatggcctttatataggctaaactTGAAATATTAAAGTGCCTAAATTGTCCTTGAATTCCTTAGAGTTCAACTATGAAAAATACTCCTAATTTCCCTCTAAAACGTAATTATCACGTGTAAAACTTTTTTGGGATGCGCAGGCCGGCTCTATTACAACATAGAGGGTATGTTGCGACACAACAGGGAGCATGTCGCGAAATCGAAGGCAGTTTCACACCAGGACTCATTTTTGGCTTCTGTATTCAATGTTGAGACATAAGTGTCTTAGTGTTGcgacataaaaattaatttcggACCGAATATACATCTTTAGCTCGCAATTTATCCTACAAGACCATGTAatcttatttagatatatagaatgtaataaaaactactaaaaatcataaattactactttaagcatgaaaacctaaatatatactaaggtgctttgatttaactattaaacaagctaaagttatgtgtaaaaaagatgtaaataataatgtaattcATCGCAAATTAGACCCTTCCCAAttcactaacccaatttttactaacccaatttttgggataTGACAACTACGTTCTcttatattatacttaaattgtgtaaatgtactcattaatttatatacatgtataattttggtaaatttggcatctaaaggactaaactgtaaaGTATGAAATATACGATAACTATGAATAGatatatgatattgaattgatgtGGAATTTTTATATGATTGGATAGTATGTATGTGATGATGTAACAAGATTTAATATGTATATGGAATGTTATATGAAATGCAAAAAGTGTGTATACGACTACAAGGTttgaaattatacaaaaaagaaaaattagtgTTTGATGAGAGATTAATTCGGTGGCTTGAGATCCAATAGTTGTTGCGGATTCTCTGAAGCTAGCGTTAGCAGCATTGTACCAAGCTAATGTTAGCAACTCTGAT of Gossypium raimondii isolate GPD5lz chromosome 3, ASM2569854v1, whole genome shotgun sequence contains these proteins:
- the LOC128039998 gene encoding protein PELPK1-like gives rise to the protein MQKEEKQKPEHEEYQKEKPEFPKLEKPKEHEKHEVEYPKIPEYKEKQDEGKEHKHEEYHESRESKEHKEYEKEKPEFPKLEKPKEHEKHEVEYPEIPEYKEKQDEGKEHKHEECHESHESKEHEEYEKEKPNFPKGEKPKEHEKHEVEYPKIPEYKEKQDEGKEHKHEECHESHESKEHEEYEKEKPNFPKGEKPKEHEKHEVEYPKIPEYKEKQDEGKEHKHEFQKHGKEEEKKPEKKAEYSEWVKMPEWPKSMFTQSGSGTKP